One window of Drosophila busckii strain San Diego stock center, stock number 13000-0081.31 chromosome 3L, ASM1175060v1, whole genome shotgun sequence genomic DNA carries:
- the LOC108598303 gene encoding 60S ribosomal protein L27, with amino-acid sequence MLENLLMRCVTATKNLLRIKRKSFKQGRIVIILSGPRAGCKAIIVQCFDQGTQDKRYAHALVVGIKGRRAANRKPQIFFKTISYKYLQATNLIASDIWMEQLSPEELKIAACCKIQRLSVRQQLLKLYRDGAFSWFFGKLPRPLPVQMYHCTVYSSVLTTVQTTTTTTTFMGYK; translated from the coding sequence ATGTTGGAAAATCTATTGATGCGTTGTGTGACTGCTACCAAAAACTTGCTGCGCATAAAGAGAAAATCCTTTAAGCAAGGCAGAATTGTAATAATCCTAAGTGGACCTCGCGCCGGCTGCAAGGCAATAATTGTGCAATGCTTTGACCAGGGCACTCAGGATAAGCGTTATGCTCACGCTTTGGTTGTGGGCATCAAAGGACGCAGAGCAGCGAACCGCAAGCCCCAGATATTCTTCAAAActattagctataaatatcTACAGGCGACCAATTTAATAGCAAGTGACATTTGGATGGAGCAGCTGTCGCCCGAGGAGCTGAAGATTGCGGCCTGCTGCAAGATTCAACGCTTGTCGGTGCGCCAGCAGCTTCTAAAGCTTTACAGGGATGGTGCCTTTAGCTGGTTCTTTGGcaagctgccacgcccactaccAGTGCAAATGTATCATTGTACGGTTTACTCTTCAGTGCTTACAACTGTacaaaccacaacaacaacaactacatttATGGGCTATAAATGA
- the LOC108601159 gene encoding LOW QUALITY PROTEIN: ubiquitin carboxyl-terminal hydrolase nonstop (The sequence of the model RefSeq protein was modified relative to this genomic sequence to represent the inferred CDS: deleted 2 bases in 2 codons; substituted 1 base at 1 genomic stop codon): MSETGCRHYQSYVKEHSYDTFRVIDAYFASCVNKEAREKKVXPAASPFHCNCFECGNYAIQLYACLHCIYFGCRGAHITSHLRAKKHNIALELSHGTLYCYACRDYIYDARSREYALVNRKLEAKDLQKSLGWQPWIPTAKETNLLLANARRRLVRPNQTIGLRGLLNLGATCFMNCIVQALVHTPLLSDYFMSDRHDCGSKSTHKCLVCEVSRLFQEFYSGSRSPLSLHRLLHLIWNHAKHLAGYEQQDAHEFFIATLDVLHRHCVKAKSEHESKNSSGSSSTGNSSSGSSSTASHCYGQCNCIIDQIFTGMLQSDVVCQACNGVSTTFDPFWDISLDLGETTTHGGVTPKTLIDCLERYTRAEHLGSAAKIKCSTCKSYQESTKQFSLRTLPSVVSFHLKRFEHSALIDRKISSFIQFPVEFDMTPFMSEKKNAYGDFRFSLYAVVNHVGTIDTGHYTAYVRHQKDTWVKCDDHVITMASLKQVLDSEGYLLFYHKNVLEYE, from the exons ATGTCGGAAACAGGATGCCGGCACTATCAGAGCTACGTAAAGGAGCACAGCTACGATACGTTTCGAGTGATCGATGCCTACTTTGCCTCTTGCGTTAACAAGGAGGCGCGTGAGAAGAAGGTATGACCAGCAGCCAGTCCA TTTCACTGCAATTGCTTTGAGTGCGGTAACTATGCCATTCAGTTATACGCTTGCCTGCACTGCATCTACTTTGGCTGTCGCGGTGCCCACATCACCAGCCATCTGCGTGCCAAGAAGCACAACATTGCTCTGGAGCTATCCCATGGCACACTCTATTGCTATGCGTGTCGTGATTACATCTACGATGCGCGCAGTCGCGAGTATGCGCTGGTGAATCGCAAACTGGAGGCCAAGGATCTGCAGAAGAGCCTGGGCTGGCAGCCCTGGATACCGACGGCCAAGGAGAccaatttgctgctggccaatgcGCGTCGCCGACTCGTGCGACCCAATCAAACGATTGGACTGCGCGGTCTGCTCAATTTGGGTGCCACCTGCTTCATGAACTGCATTGTTCAG GCTCTGGTGCATACGCCCTTGTTGAGCGATTACTTTATGTCCGATCGTCACGACTGTGGCAGCAAGTCCACGCACAAGTGTTTGGTCTGCGAGGTGTCGCGTCTCTTCCAG GAGTTCTACTCCGGCTCACGCTCGCCATTGTCACTGCAtcgtttgctgcatttaatttggaaTCATGCCAAGCACTTGGCCGGCTATGAGCAGCAGGATGCGCACGAGTTTTTTATTGCCACGCTGGATGTGCTGCATCGTCACTGTGTCAAGGCCAAGTCGGAGCACGAAAGCAAGAACAGCTCTGGCTCATCCTCAACGGGCAACTCCAGCTCCGGCTCCAGCTCGACGGCCAGCCATTGCTATGGACAGTGTAATTGCATCATTGATCAAATTTTTACGGGCATGCTGCAGAGCGATGTTGTGTGCCAGGCCTGCAATGGCGTTTCGACCACATTCGATCCCTTTTGGGACATCTCCTTGGATCTCGGTGAGACCACAACACATGGCGGCGTTACGCCCAAGACGCTGATCGACTGCCTCGAG CGTTATACACGCGCTGAGCATCTCGGCTCGGCGGCCAAGATCAAATGCTCCACCTGCAAATCGTATCAGGAGTCCACCAAGCAGTTCAGTCTGCGCACTCTGCCCAGCGTTGTCTCCTTTCATCTCAAGCGCTTCGAGCATTCGGCGCTGATCGATCGCAAAATCTCTTCGTTTATTCAATTTCCGGTCGAGTTCGATATGACGCCCTTCATGTCGGAGAAGAAGAACGCCTATGGCGATTTTCGTTTCTCGCTCTATGCAGTTGTCAATCATGTGGGCACCATCGACACCGGCCACTACACTGCCTATGTGCGTCACCAGAAGGACACGTGGGTCAAGTGTGATGATCATGTGATAACGATGGCGTCGCTGAAGCAGGTGCTCGACAGCGAGGG ttatttattattttatcatAAGAACGTTCTGGAGTACGAGTGA
- the LOC108600475 gene encoding uncharacterized protein LOC108600475: MSRANDPKLNEPNTETNTDAIDCLLDDLCLQMLHLTEEHSAQQLALERHMNRSRLLLARIRLQAGTTSGATSARLSSSEPYRAHCRLLEQSGSSNCKLIRYDLETSGCRLAPVNRIFGALVSRSLRMACDKWERCLEQVVESVNVQRELQGVLRAMELLKWARQRGHTV; encoded by the coding sequence ATGAGCAGAGCGAACGATCCAAAGCTAAATGAACCCAACACAGAGACCAACACAGACGCTATCGATTGCCTATTGGATGATCTCTGCCTGCAAATGTTGCATCTAACCGAGGAGCACAGCGCTCAGCAACTGGCGCTGGAGCGGCACATGAATCGCAGTCGCCTACTGTTGGCCCGAATCCGCCTTCAAGCTGGCACCACAAGTGGCGCTACCTCAGCTCGACTTTCCAGCTCGGAGCCCTATCGAGCGCACTGTCGCCTGCTGGAGCAAAGCGGCAGCTCGAACTGCAAACTCATTCGCTATGATCTGGAGACGTCTGGCTGCCGCCTGGCACCGGTGAATCGCATCTTTGGAGCGCTGGTGTCGCGCAGCTTGCGCATGGCATGCGACAAGTGGGAGCGCTGCCTGGAGCAAGTTGTGGAGTCGGTTAATGTGCAGCGCGAACTGCAAGGCGTGCTCAGAGCTATGGAGCTGCTGAAGTGGGCGCGGCAGCGAGGACACACTGTATGA
- the LOC108598223 gene encoding LOW QUALITY PROTEIN: trypsin-1 (The sequence of the model RefSeq protein was modified relative to this genomic sequence to represent the inferred CDS: deleted 1 base in 1 codon), whose protein sequence is MKLQVSLLLWLSLVALSVCFNGYHYAKPPGVQADYIEDLIDAQKQQILTNVLGVAPTQTQSSPFEATDAKAFRVNRCASCTCGVPNANRIVGGTQVRTNKYPWIAQMLRGSTLFCGGTLINDRYVLTAAHCVYGMDMSQVTIRLLQFDRSSSQAGAVTRSVAFAHMHAAYDTDVLVNDIALLRLNAPVPLFDAMRPVCLPSSAQQRFDYKQAIVAGWGLSKEGGATSSVLQETVVPIITNAQCRATSYKSMIVDTMLCAGLVQTGGRDACQGDSGGPLIVPDRIFRLAGVVSFGYGCAKPNAPGVYTRVSSYLDWIAANTRDACYCNK, encoded by the exons ATGAAGTTGCAAGTTAGCCTGCTGTTGTGGCTAAGTTTAGTGGCGCTTAGTGTGTGCTTTAATGGTTATCACTATGCAAAGCCGCCTGGCGTGCAAGCGGATTACATTGAAGATCTCATAGACGCGCAGAAGCAACAAATCTTAACAAATGTGCTGGGCGTGGCTCCAACTCAAACGCAATCCTCGCCCTTTGAGGCAACTGATGCGAAGGCGTTTCGTGTCAATCGCTGCGCTAGCTGCA CTTGTGGCGTGCCCAATGCC AATCGCATTGTGGGCGGCACTCAGGTGCGCACCAACAAGTATCCCTGGATTGCTCAAATGCTGCGCGGCTCGACGCTTTTCTGCGGCGGCACTTTGATCAACGATCGTTATGTTTTGACTGCTGCGCATTGCGTCTATGGCATGGATATGTCCCAGGTAACGATTCGGCTGCTGCAGTTCGATCGCAGCTCGAGTCAAGCGGGCGCTGTTACGCGCTCTGTGGCGTTTGCGCATATGCATGCCGCTTATGATACCGATGTGCTGGTCAATGATAttgcgctgctgcgtctgaACGCGCCTGTGCCGTTGTTTGATGCAATGCGTCCGGTTTGCTTGCCCAGCAGTGCCCAGCAACGCTTTGACTATAAGCAggcaattgttgctggctgggGTCTTAGCAAGGAAGGAGGCGCCACCTCCAGCGTGCTGCAGGAAACTGTTGTGCCCATCATTACCAATGCTCAGTGTCGCGCCACTTCGTACAAATCCATGATAGTCGATACTATGCTATGTGCTGGTCTGGTTCAAACTGGCGGTCGCGATGCCTGCCAG GGTGACAGCGGTGGTCCGCTCATTGTTCCAGATCGCATCTTTCGTCTCGCTGGCGTTGTGTCCTTTGGTTATGGCTGTGCCAAGCCAAATGCGCCTGGTGTCTACACCAGAGTGAGCAGCTACTTGGATTGGATTGCAGCCAATACCAGAGACGCTTGCTACTGCAATAAATAG
- the LOC108599332 gene encoding histidine triad nucleotide-binding protein 3, which translates to MSEQQNCIFCDIVSGKTNTVLEAETDECAIFKDIRPAAKHHYLIVPRQHYDSLKVLDKSHENMVCCMEEDLKNFFKSKGICTKDALFGFHYPPFISVKHLHMHGIAPRSEMGFISRMVFKPASLWFKSAGAAREYLNQK; encoded by the exons atgtctgaacaacaaaattgtattttctgTGATATAGTATCAGGCAAAACAAACACTGTCCTCGAGGCGGAGACGGACGAGTGTGCAATATTCAAGGACATAAGGCCAGCAGCCAAGCATCATTATCTAATTGTACCGCGGCAACACTATGACAGTCTAAAGGTTCTTGATAAATCGCACGAAAATATGG TGTGCTGCATGGAGGAGGACCTAAAGaacttttttaaatcaaaaggcATATGCACAAAGGATGCGTTATTTGGTTTCCATTATCCTCCGTTTATATCTGTAAAGCATCTGCATATGCACGGGATTGCACCGCGTTCAGAGATGGGTTTTATATCCCGTATGGTGTTCAAGCCAGCTTCACTTTGGTTTAAATCg GCTGGCGCTGCAAGGGAATATTTGAATCAAAAGTAA